One window of the Spea bombifrons isolate aSpeBom1 chromosome 8, aSpeBom1.2.pri, whole genome shotgun sequence genome contains the following:
- the CHM gene encoding rab proteins geranylgeranyltransferase component A 1, whose amino-acid sequence MADDLPTEFDVVILGTGLPESIIAAACSRIGQRVLHLDARNYYGGNWASFTFSGLQTWIEDCKKDDVTGEEAEPGIGQILASEKSICLSRRNRTVRNIEVFCSSSSEDTDDVKEAGALCVDPEVLTTSSAELPAEPQPQESSSSGINQGTITPDPEETNDPENAGPEEPEGNDHESSETLSTSGPETCDATETEPTAAQTCQPEPGKAVTYSQILKEGRRFNIDLVSKFLYSRGMLINLLIKSNVSRYTEFKNITRILTYYDGKIEQVPCSRADVFTSKQLSMVEKRTLMKFLTFCADFEQHPEEYQDHTESTFAEFLKLKRLTPSLQHFVLCSIAMASTTTKTVDGLKATQHFLRCLGCYGNTPFLFPMYGLGELPQCFCRMCAVFGGIYCLQHSLRYLVVDEESNRCKAVIDSRGKRISCDYVVLEDGYLSHDVCANVSYKQMSRAVLITDRSILRAESDQQISVLTVPPEAEGQHPISVTELCSSTMTCMKDTYLVHLTCSSSKTTAREDLEPVVQKLFTLDADPDKDCEGETAEKPRVLWALYFNMRDSSAVERQSYAGLPANVYVCSGPDPSFGNDHAIRQAENIFHGLYPTEEFCPPAPNPEDIIYESDCPPQDSGESSAVQIESKEETSPESEKGAEIVGDAEEPETE is encoded by the exons ATGGCTGACGACCTGCCTACCGAATTTGATGTTGTCATTCTCGGCACCG GCCTTCCGGAATCCATCATCGCTGCTGCTTGTTCAAGAATCGGACAGAGGGTCCTCCACCTCGACGC GAGAAATTACTACGGTGGGAACTGGGCCAGCTTCACGTTTTCAGGGTTACAGACGTGGATAGAAGACTGTAAG AAAGACGACGTTACCGGCGAGGAGGCTGAACCTGGAATCGGGCAAATCTTGGCTAGCGAGAAAAGTATTTGCCTGAGCCGGAGGAACCGGACCGTGCGGAATATCGAAGTTTTCTGCAGTTCCAG TAGTGAAGATACAGATGATGTGAAAGAAGCTGGGGCTCTCTGCGTTGACCCTGAGGTTTTAACGACTTCATCTGCAGAATTGCCAGCGGAACCACAGCCTCAGGAGAGCTCGTCCTCGGGTATTAACCAGGGTACGATTACCCCAGATCCAGAAGAGACAAACGACCCAGAAAACGCTGGTCCCGAGGAGCCAGAGGGGAATGATCACGAATCCAGCGAGACGCTTAGCACTTCCGGCCCGGAAACATGCGACGCGACAGAGACGGAACCGACCGCTGCTCAAACCTGCCAGCCGGAGCCGGGCAAAGCCGTTACCTATTCACAGATTCTAAAAGAGGGACGGAGGTTTAACATTGATTTAGTTTCAAAG TTTCTGTATTCCCGGGGAATGCTAATTAATCTACTAATCAAATCCAACGTCAGTCGCTATACAGAGTTCAAGAACATCACTAGGATTCTAACATACTACGATGGAAAAATCGAGCAG GTACCGTGCTCGCGAGCGGATGTGTTCACCAGTAAGCAGCTTTCCATGGTGGAGAAGAGAACGCTCATGAAGTTTCTCACGTTCTGTGCAGACTTCGAGCAACATCCAGAAGAATACCAAG ATCACACGGAAAGCACGTTCGCCGAGTTCTTGAAGTTGAAACGGCTCACGCCAAGCTTGCAGCACTTCGTCCTGTGTTCCATAGCGATGGCGTCAACGACCACCAAGACTGTCGATGGATTAAAAGCCACGCAGCATTTCCTGCGATGCCTTGGCTGCTACGGCAACACTCCTTTCCTCTTCCCCATGTACGGCTTAGGAGAGCTCCCCCAGTGCTTCTGCAG AATGTGTGCCGTGTTCGGAGGAATCTATTGTCTTCAACATTCCCTGCGGTACCTGGTCGTTGATGAAGAGTCGAACCG ATGTAAAGCTGTGATTGACAGCAGAGGCAAGCGAATCAGCTGCGACTATGTGGTTTTGGAAGACGGTTACCTTTCTCATGACGTTTGTGCAAATGTTTCCTACaa gCAGATGTCACGCGCGGTTCTTATCACCGACCGGTCAATACTCAGAGCGGAATCAGATCAGCAG ATCTCCGTTTTGACCGTTCCACCGGAAGCTGAAGGACAGCACCCCATCTCCGTGACCGAACTGTGCTCTTCAACAATGACATGCATGAAGGACACAT ATCTGGTCCATCTGACGTGTTCCTCCAGCAAGACGACTGCCAGAGAAGATCTGGAGCCGGTGGTGCAGAAGTTATTTACACTGGACGCCGACCCCGACAAAG ATTGCGAAGGGGAGACAGCTGAGAAGCCGAGGGTTCTCTGGGCTCTCTACTTCAACATGAGAGATTCGTCGGCCGTGGAGCGCCAGTCCTACGCCGGGCTTCCCGCAAACGTGTACGTTTGCAGCGGCCCAGATCCGAGCTTTGGCAATGACCATGCCATCCGTCAG GCAGAGAACATTTTCCACGGGCTGTATCCCACTGAGGAGTTCTGCCCACCCGCTCCAAACCCAGAAGACATTATATACGAAAGCGATTGCCCCCCGCAAGACTCTGGAGAATCCAGCGCTGTCCAAATTGAGTCCAAAGAAGAAACCTCCCCTGAGAGTGAAAAGGGAGCAGAGATTGTGGGAGACGCGGAAGAGCCGGAGACGGAATAG